cagccttcttggccAACGCGAGCTCCGATGCGTACCATGCATTCCGGCTCTTCAATGCCTCGAGCTCTTTTATCAAGGCCTCCTGATGGGCAGTCAGTCGTGGTGAGCGCGGTTCCTCTCCTGTCTTGGAATTTCTGTAACTCCGCGAGTCTACCGACCCATCAACGCTGGCATGTCGGCCGAGGATTGATTCATCGGCGCTATCCATGGAGCTGCGCTGTCGCTGACGAAGAGAGCGTTGTCGAGCCGGTGCAATCAAAGGGGCAGCTTCCCCAGCCTCCATGGCTCTAGCTGACATACGCGAGGACGACTGTTGAGTAGGAGTCCGCTGGCCATTCGACTCCTGAACATTCCTAGGGTCTTTTGGAGAGTCCCTTGGTGCtgactctctctctctctcaccAGCAATGGCTCGAGCCGTGTCAATCGGTGGCCCACCATAAACACGATCCTGTTTCGTCGGCGGAGTCTTGCTTCTGAAATTGTTGCCTTGTGGTGGGTTGTTAGCTCTTGAGCCTGGGGTGGGGGCCTGGCCCGGTGGAGGCGGTCCGGAAGGAGCATTCGCAATGGACGCTCGTGGCAATCGAGAGCCTGGCCCTGTTCCCGGTGCTAGCTCTGCCGCCCGCGCAGTAGGGCTAACCACACTTTCGCGGGATTGTGTCTGGcctcttctggcttgatCCagttgctggttctgggctTCGCGAGATGTCCGACCCGATAATGCTGTAGCTTtgtctccagctccggctttGGCGGGAGCCGCTGCGGTTCCTCTTTCGCTGTTCTGATTCTCCGTTGGGTAACGAATCTTTGATGTATCAAGCATGTATGTCATGCTAAGCTCCACTGGATCTCTCGGGGCTGAGCTTGGCTCGCCGGCCAAGACGATTATTTGCTTTCCAAAAGCTGTCATACTGTGTCCCGATCgcggcgatggcgctggGCCCATATTCTGGAAAGAGTACCATCGTCGTGTGCTTATACGGAACGCTGCTAGATCACCAAGGTCGATGCCTTCATCTGTCCGGCCGCCGAAAACGTACATAACGTCGTTGACCAGAGCAGACGCGTGCCCCTCCCGAGGCGTCGGGATGAATCCGACGCAATCAAGCTGGGTCCAGCTGTTGGCCCGGGGGTCAAACGACCAAACATCGTTAAACCATTGTAATCCGTTTGTTCCTCCGAACCTGCCAGGGGTGAGCGATGGAATCAACAAGCGTCAGGGGTGGAATGAACGTACAAGTACAACTTGTCATTGAAACTGACAATTGTGTGGTTGGTTCTTGCAGGTGGGATTTGACCAGGGGAAGGACCACCTTCGTGGCTATTTTTAATGAGGAGCTCCCACTTATTACCAGGATTCTGCAATTGATTCAGGTCAAAAGCGACTAAATCGTTAAAGAAATACCCTTCAACCTGTCCTCCGAAAACGTAGAGCCTGGAACCAAGAATGTTTAGTGTATGGCCATATCGTCCGGTAGGTCGAGGACCTGGTGGTATTGAGCGCGACCATTGCCGGGAAGCTATAGCGGTATGTGTTAGCAATTACCATCATTTGCAGCCAGGAAAGCGATGAATATGACACATACAAGTATTAAGTAGATAGAGTGTGTCATCCAGCGTATCATTTTCGTCCACCTTGGTATCACCACCGAATACGATGAAGGCGTTTCCGACTAATAGACTTGCGTGGCCGACACGGGGCCCTGGCCCTTCCGAAACAGTCGCAATTGGGAAGCACGACAGGTTCCCGCTGCTGCTTTCCATCATCCAAAGATCTCCCTTCACAGTTGATCCATCTATTAGCCCACCCATCATGTATACATCGCCTTCTTTCGAGGCCACTGAGTTGATTGCTGCGCCATATCGCGGGAAAGGGTTTGCTTGCGGCGAGGAGAAGTTCAATCGGCGCTGCGACCACGGGTAGAGGGATGCACCCGGGCTGGAACCTGGGGAGGTACTACTCGCTGTGGGCGGTTGGGAGCGATGAGCCTAGAAACGTCAACATTTGTAAATCAACACTACTCCGCCGAGATGCTCGACGGCCGGTAGTATCAAATATTGGAAAATACCGGGTTACCAACCTGAGACTCGGACTCCGCCCGCTGTCGTActcgctgctgttgctccgggctgttggtgctgcCAACCGAGTTCAAAGAATTATTGAAGCTACTGCTGGTAGGCGTCGGCGTCTGCGATGTGGCCACTCCGTCTTTCGATCCGTTCAGCACGGCTCCAGAGCCCGCTGGTGTTCCTTCAGAGGTATGAACGTTTCTCGTAGCCGGGGGCAGGCCGCCAGTGGCCTGTTGGCTATTCTTCTTCGATTTAAAGAGGAATGCCATCGTAAAAAATTATATCATAAAAGTTCGTGAAAACCGCAAAGTTAGGTTCGCTAGTAAGAGATGAATCCGACAATTCCCCTTCAAAAGTCAGTCGAGCGTGCCGTCGGCGTTCAGAATACCCAGGTGAATTAAATTGACGACgcaaagatattaattaaaagaacGAAGAGAACGGGCGCCAGGCTGAGAAGTGTAAGGAGCGGAGGACGCAGCGAACGCGCGAGTTTGGGATTAAAGGTTATTATTAGCGAACCGGGCAGGCGTTGCTAGCGGTGACTGGGGCGACGCTGGTTTTTTTGTTTGGGTTGACGTTGGACAGTGTCCATCCAAGTTCCGTCGAGTCCTGGTCCGCTCAGCGTCACGTCGAAAGGAGTTGTGGTCGACTCCTCTTATTCTCGGTTCGGACCTTCAAGGGGCATGGGCGGCCTATAGTAGCAAAAAATAAAGGGTGGAAAAGCGGAAAAAAGAACGAAAGCGCCCCAaagcaagagaaagaaaacaagaaggAGGCAAGAGGCCAGTCTCTATCGCAAAGGGACGAAGGAGGTCGATCAGGATGAGGATTAGGGAGCTGAAGACtggcgaggaaaagaaggggcAGGCCAGATTGGAAGAACGAATGTCCGTTAGGGGAACTGATCATACACTAGGGCACCCCCGAGGCACGACACCGCCAGAACCCAACTATGGCTGGAATATTCTTCTctcgttgctttttcccGTCGAGGCGAGGATTTGTCTTTCCAACGTCCTAGTCTTGGGCCTCAATAGTTGCTACTCAAtcaataatataactaaGTACGTACTCCGGTTCCACTGGTGTTTTTTCGAAGACTCCCCAGTTTATGTATCGTGGATACTCCGTTTAAGATTCAGGAACAGGTCCAGGGCTCTCTTACATATGCTGCTCGGAGGATACGTTTTCCGCGCTACACTTACAGGATCCATGTGTGCGATGTACTCCGTAAACATGCGTGCGATCTGGGGTTCCAAGCTTTCGCTCGATGAGTCGATGGgtattattcttcttcttgcaAATGTGGGAAACACCCTGGTAGGCCAAAGTAAGCGAGGATCTACCAGAATTCGGACCGTCCATGGATATTAGtattcttctccccctcccgTCGGCCATCAGTTCCTCGAACTCCCTTGTGCGGAGGCGGTGCCTGGGACGGGACCAATCTTCACCTTCTCATCTTATTGCGCCGTTGGAGTGGGGCTGGTTTAATCAGGGAGCAGGTCGATTTTCCACGTGACGATGCCGATCTACGCATGCGAAGTCGAGGACCGAAGCCCTGGACCGTGGACGGGGTTGAAGAACTGAATCGCTGGCCTCCACCTGGCATTATCGATGTGTCCATTTTCAATCGGCTATCCTGCGTAGGTGGTTATTGTTGCCCTTCCGTCGAAATTTATTTCGACACGAGGACGATATTCAACCTGTTTTAAAATAGTAGCGGCTGCTCAAGTCATTTCAGGTTCGTTAAACAACTAGCCAGATCCAGTTACGCTCAAGCCACCCTGGACCGCTCCAAATTAAACCACCTGCAGTTCTGGCTGGCCATGAGCCAACCTACTGGTGGCTGAAAATCTAAATTCAGGTCCAAGCCGCTCAGGTTTCAACACGTTGATCGAGGTCGCTCAAGCAAATCGATTGAATCGAACCACCTGTTAGGCTGTTTCAGTTTGGAAAATAGCAAGGTGGGAAAAGTGGGCGTCTGGCGGGAAACCCGCTCCAGCGCCTCACGGCTCACCCCCTGTCGAGGAATGCCCGCACGGTCCAAAGAACCGACCAAGGCTTGCCACCATCCATCCGAAGTGATAGGCTACAAACAGAGGTGCCGCCTTGTCTGTATTACGTCCCTTTGTGCTTCAATTTCAGGCATTCAACGCCCCTGGATTCGCTGCTCGGGAAATGCTTTGACATGGGCAGGAGCCAACTAAGCATATTAATGCGTGTTATTGCTTGCTTGCCACGAAGAAAAATGCAGCTACTGTTTCAAATCAATCTCGTGAATGCAATCAGCATACGAAATAGACCATAGTCCATGACTTTATGATGCTCAGCGTCCAACCCAAAGATCTGGCAGCAACCACTTATTTTGAACCCAGTCATCACTTTTTGCTCTTCGCCGACACACAAGATGTGCTCCCTCGCAGTGTTCCTACATGTGCTGCGCTCTGCAAGGAAACCTCCAGGCAGTGTACTCGGTAATTTCACCTCCAGGGTGTTCATaacttcaagatcttccactCGACAACGGATATTGCTGCAGTACTCTCGTAGCTGTCGTCGGCAATGCGTATCTATCTACAACTAGATTCCAATCACCTGTTTAAGGTTAAAAAAGATGTATATGCGGAGTTGGGGAAGGGGTATATCACGTGAACAGATGCGGAGATAACCACACAGCAAACCAACTCCGATGTACAACAATCAACAAGTTACAACAGCTTCAATCGCCATGGACCCCGACGCCGACGTCACGCATACCGATCAACCCCCGGTGTTCAACTACATCCTGTCGTTCCTCCTTGTCGGTGTGGCATGGGGGTTCACCACCCCGTTCATCAGGAAAGCTGGGGTAGAGTTCCAGAAGCGACaagagcaacagcaacaacagcaacaaccgaCAGAGCTCCAGCCTACACGATCCACAGATGAGAACCGTATCGGCGATGGCAGTGAAAGCGATGAAGACCagccaccacctccccctcccacaACAACAGCTCCCCAGCCGGCCTGGATGAGCCCTCAACCCAcgtcttcctcctggctAAGAACAAAGATCGTTTCGGTATTTTGGACGGTCGTGAATCTCCTTCGGACACCGGCTTACTCTGTTCCCCTGGTTATCAATTTGACGGGGAGTGTTTGGTTCTTCCTTCTGGTTGGGAAACACGGTACGCCTTTACTACGCTTCTTTGTCCATGTGAGGGGGTGAATGACTCGGGCAATTGACTAATCGCACTGCAGAGCTCTCCCTAACTGTGCCGCTGGCGAACTCGAGCGCGTTCCTCTTTACGGTCGTTGGGGAGTGGTATGTGGAACGAAAAATGATAGCAAGGGAGACTTGGGTGGGGATGGCGCTGGTCCTGGGAGGCATTGCGATATGTGTTCAGTCGAAATCATAATTTCGACCACGGTACTcggtatatactatatagacAGGGATACCTTTATCTGCCAAtaggaagaaaaagaaaaatatgtTAAACTCACTGGTCTGTCCATGGTCATGTCAAAAAGTCCTCCGggataaaaagaaaaaaaagaagagtgcatcatccgtgaaTCGAACACGGGCCTCATCGATGGCAACGATGAATTCTACCACTAGACCAATGATGCTAATTGATGTACTGCGGTTTTACTTTTGACTATGTATGGAAAGCCTTTTGACAATGGATTGAATAACCCTACCTCGCGATTGAAATCGAGATACTAGCTATAGTGCTTCAAACTTGTGTTTTACAGATGGTTGGAACGGGCTCACACTCCTTGGCAACTCCTTTATCTTGGCTCGGCATATCGCATCCGTTCCCTCCTCGAAGACAAACTGTAAAATATTTGGCTGAAATTGAAAGGGGATGTGGCGGTCACAAGAATATTGAATCCGCCGTACACCATTTAATATATTGCTGAGTATCGCTATTGTGTCGTTTATGGGCTTCATCTAGAGCTAGCACGTTGAAGCAGTTTTTCAGGCTGCCAGGGAAATCGGCGTTCAGTTCTATATCCAAAACACTGTAGCCAACACTggtaatatatataacaggCTGACATCCATTGGGGTTGTTTCCCGGCATCGAAATGGAATAGACAACCATTTCACCGTAAGTACACCAGTGTCATTTAGCCGTCCTTCTAATTGCTTCGTTCAATTAACGCCCTGTTATATGTTAGTCAACTTCAGCCGACCAATGGGCTTGGAAAGCATAGAAAACATAGGGACCTAGTAGGGGGCTGGGGAGCTCGGCCCTCAAAGAACTTACTGCAATGAGGTACCCAACCACAGTCCACGTTCCCCCAAGACCAACATTATCCGCAAGGATAAATCCTTTGAGACAACGGTATTGTGCAATGTGTTGCACCCCGTGTACTCCGTATCGCAACCGGCTATCGGGACCCCAGTGCAGTGTTTATCCGCATGTTCTCGACCTTTGGGGTGTCGGGAGCTGTAATCCCAAGAGCCTTATAGGCCTCGTCGTGGCCTTTACGTTGATACTCCTCCTTGTCAAGCCACCTTTGCCGCTGCTCTGTAGTTTCCATTATCTCCTCAGTGAGTTCGATAAGCTGAGGTTCGAACCCCGCCTGGTTAAATTCCCAATAACGATCCTCTCGAGGAGAGAATAGAAAATGCCAGTGTGTTGATTCATTGTATCCACAACCACATTTGCGATGTCAGGGGATAAACAGGGCCCATAAATTGCAGTCTCATCGTCGAGAGGATTTCCGGTCTTATATACCTAGTCCGACCTACTTTTCCGGCTTATTGAAGGCAAGTTGAAGGTAGCTCCATACCGTACAATTCCACGGATCATTAACTATATTGGAAAAGAGTGCATGATCTTAGTGAACATCGCCATGGGAGGCCTACTTATATGAATACATTCTTGGACTAGCAATAAGCGAGCTTCCCCAGTGTAACCCTATGGTGAAGGCTTCGTTGGTAATGCAAACGGTGAAGTGTCCTCCTTGCGATCTTTGACGTCGATGGAGGTGGTGAAGAGACATTCCTTTACTGACATTGTAAATGTCGACAAGATCGTATACTACACCGACAAAAGGAAACCAGAGCTAGTTTAAATCGAGTAAATAGTACATTCCGAGGTATCAACGTCGTCTACATACAAACATAAAGATCATATCCGGCCTCGGGCCAGGATAAACATCAATCAAGGATCAAGCGCACTCCGTAAACCGTTTTCTTTATCATCGTTGCGACATGCTGAACCTGCAGTGAGAGAAATAACCCGCCAGTAAATGTTCGGAGGTAGATATAGTAATATAACACGGGTCAAAGAGATTAAACGCCGCGGAACTAGCGAGGACGTCAGTATATGTTGATATAATAAGGAATCTAGAGAACTTACCATTCGCACAACCAAGTACCACATGGCACCGAGGAATTTGAATATCGAAAGACCAGCCACGCTCCACAATACCACGGCCATGTAAATCATAGAACGGTTGTTCTCTTCCTTGTCAGCCTTCTCAGGGTCGTCGCTGAAACGATCCAAACCCGCGGCACTGAGTACAACGGCTCCCAGAGCAAAATTACAGAACACCcagacgagaacgacagcAGATCGGAAACCCTTATAGTAATCGGCCTGGCGTTCATCTTCGGAGATGGTCTTGATTTCCTTGGGAGGCTTCATGGAAAACTTCATGAGTTCTGCATCGTATTGAGTGTTGAGATCTCTATCGTCTTGCGGGATGTTGACGTCAACCTTTCCGCCAGGCTTGGTGTGCGCCGAGGGCAACTTTTCGGCCTTGTCATCACCTTTCGTACCCCAAGTTATGTCGTGGGTGTTACAAAAGGCGTAGATATTCAGGACGTTGATGTAGGTTGGGGTGAGAAGGATGTATTGGATGAACTGCACTGGTTAGACTTCTGGTACTGACATGGAGGTGTTGAAACTTACGCATGTAAACATGTGCCATGGATCCAGGAAGATGATCGAGGCAATAAACCACATAACGTACGTCGAACCGAGCGAGACAATTATAGAGAAGAAAGTGCTGTTGGTGAAGAGTGTCGAGAAGGTGAAGTTATTAT
This genomic interval from Aspergillus puulaauensis MK2 DNA, chromosome 7, nearly complete sequence contains the following:
- a CDS encoding uncharacterized protein (COG:S;~EggNog:ENOG410PPBU;~InterPro:IPR018908;~PFAM:PF10639;~TransMembrane:4 (o28-49i138-158o164-184i193-211o)) yields the protein MYNNQQVTTASIAMDPDADVTHTDQPPVFNYILSFLLVGVAWGFTTPFIRKAGVEFQKRQEQQQQQQQPTELQPTRSTDENRIGDGSESDEDQPPPPPPTTTAPQPAWMSPQPTSSSWLRTKIVSVFWTVVNLLRTPAYSVPLVINLTGSVWFFLLVGKHELSLTVPLANSSAFLFTVVGEWYVERKMIARETWVGMALVLGGIAICVQSKS